One part of the Quercus lobata isolate SW786 chromosome 7, ValleyOak3.0 Primary Assembly, whole genome shotgun sequence genome encodes these proteins:
- the LOC115953725 gene encoding bifunctional protein FolD 1, mitochondrial-like isoform X1, giving the protein MLRVAVALAWQKKRVGGMRMPSIAARAVHALKDENCPILISPSLVSLDLPDIWASNPNPHDFPSAHKCSNEQNAAIIDGKSMAEEIMSRIAFEVKRMKESIGKVPGLAVIMVGQRRDSQTYVRNKIKACEEAGIKSMMTELPDHCKEDEVLNALSRFNEDPSVHGILVQLPLPQHLDEAKILDVLSLEKDVDGFHPLNMGNLALRGREPLFIPCTPKGCIELLIRSGVEIMGKRAVVIGRSNIVGLPTSLLLQRHHATVSIIHAFTKNPEQITCEADIVIAAAGVPNLVRGNWLKPGAIVIDVGTNPIEDPSCEHGYRLRGDVFYEEALRVASLITPVPGGVGPMTIAMLLSNTLDSAKRAYNFT; this is encoded by the exons atgCTAAGGGTGGCAGTGGCATTGGCATGGCAGAAGAAGAGAGTAGGAGGAATGAGAATGCCATCAATAGCAGCAAGGGCTGTTCATGCCTTAAAGGATGAAAACTGCCCAATTCTGATATCTCCATCTCTTGTCTCATTAGACCTCCCTGATATTTGGGCTTCTAATCCCAACCCCCATGACTTTCCTTCCGCTCATAAATGCT CCAATGAGCAGAATGCTGCAATAATTGATGGAAAGTCAATGGCAGAGGAAATTATGTCAAGAATAGCTTTTGAGGTCAAGAGGATGAAGGAATCCATTGGAAAGGTTCCTGGATTGGCTGTCATTATGGTGGGCCAAAGAAGGGACTCACAAACTTATGTCCGCAACAAGATAAAAGCTTGTGAAGAAGCTGGAATCAAGTCAATGATGACTGAACTGCCTGACCATTGTAAAGAAGACGAAGTTCTTAATGCTTTGTCAAGATTCAACGAGGATCCATCAGTTCATGGTATTCTTGTGCAACTTCCTCTTCCACAA CATTTGGATGAGGCAAAAATTTTGGATGTGCTGAGCCTAGAAAAAGATGTGGATGGCTTTCATCCACTAAATATGGGAAATCTTGCCCTAAGAGGAAGGGAGCCTTTGTTCATTCCATGCACTCCAAAAGGTTGCATTGAGTTATTGATCAGGTCTGGTGTGGAAATCATGGGGAAGAGAGCTGTGGTGATTGGAAGAAGTAACATAGTTGGATTGCCTACATCCTTACTATTGCAG AGGCATCATGCGACTGTCAGCATCATACATGCATTTACCAAGAATCCAGAACAGATCACCTGTGAAGCTGACATTGTGATTGCAGCTGCAGGAGTGCCTAACCTGGTTCGTGGCAATTGGCTAAAGCCTGGTGCAATTGTTATAGATGTGGGGACAAATCCAATTGAG GACCCTAGCTGTGAGCACGGTTACCGTCTCAGAGGAGATGTTTTCTATGAAGAAGCATTGAGGGTAGCATCCTTAATTACCCCTGTGCCTGGAGGAGTTGGGCCCATGACAATTGCCATGCTCCTGTCCAACACTCTTGACTCTGCCAAACGTGCGTATAACTTTACTTGA
- the LOC115953725 gene encoding bifunctional protein FolD 1, mitochondrial-like isoform X2, whose product MKYDVFIIWGSLGHATWCSGVLARCSANEQNAAIIDGKSMAEEIMSRIAFEVKRMKESIGKVPGLAVIMVGQRRDSQTYVRNKIKACEEAGIKSMMTELPDHCKEDEVLNALSRFNEDPSVHGILVQLPLPQHLDEAKILDVLSLEKDVDGFHPLNMGNLALRGREPLFIPCTPKGCIELLIRSGVEIMGKRAVVIGRSNIVGLPTSLLLQRHHATVSIIHAFTKNPEQITCEADIVIAAAGVPNLVRGNWLKPGAIVIDVGTNPIEDPSCEHGYRLRGDVFYEEALRVASLITPVPGGVGPMTIAMLLSNTLDSAKRAYNFT is encoded by the exons ATGAAATATGATGTATTCATTATATGGGGTTCATTAGGTCATGCCACGTGGTGTAGTGGAGTTCTAGCTAGATGTTCAG CCAATGAGCAGAATGCTGCAATAATTGATGGAAAGTCAATGGCAGAGGAAATTATGTCAAGAATAGCTTTTGAGGTCAAGAGGATGAAGGAATCCATTGGAAAGGTTCCTGGATTGGCTGTCATTATGGTGGGCCAAAGAAGGGACTCACAAACTTATGTCCGCAACAAGATAAAAGCTTGTGAAGAAGCTGGAATCAAGTCAATGATGACTGAACTGCCTGACCATTGTAAAGAAGACGAAGTTCTTAATGCTTTGTCAAGATTCAACGAGGATCCATCAGTTCATGGTATTCTTGTGCAACTTCCTCTTCCACAA CATTTGGATGAGGCAAAAATTTTGGATGTGCTGAGCCTAGAAAAAGATGTGGATGGCTTTCATCCACTAAATATGGGAAATCTTGCCCTAAGAGGAAGGGAGCCTTTGTTCATTCCATGCACTCCAAAAGGTTGCATTGAGTTATTGATCAGGTCTGGTGTGGAAATCATGGGGAAGAGAGCTGTGGTGATTGGAAGAAGTAACATAGTTGGATTGCCTACATCCTTACTATTGCAG AGGCATCATGCGACTGTCAGCATCATACATGCATTTACCAAGAATCCAGAACAGATCACCTGTGAAGCTGACATTGTGATTGCAGCTGCAGGAGTGCCTAACCTGGTTCGTGGCAATTGGCTAAAGCCTGGTGCAATTGTTATAGATGTGGGGACAAATCCAATTGAG GACCCTAGCTGTGAGCACGGTTACCGTCTCAGAGGAGATGTTTTCTATGAAGAAGCATTGAGGGTAGCATCCTTAATTACCCCTGTGCCTGGAGGAGTTGGGCCCATGACAATTGCCATGCTCCTGTCCAACACTCTTGACTCTGCCAAACGTGCGTATAACTTTACTTGA
- the LOC115953726 gene encoding uncharacterized protein LOC115953726, with product MASTDGLVPITRAYLASYYDKYPFSPLSDDVSRISSQIRSSANDLLNHLPPTQDESLLVHEADREPPHKIDENMWKNREHMEETLFLLETSNWPAVLQQQSTPDDVEFATVFSQLKDKIQNTLKILEFFQHKNSDRVFDTVMTYMPQDFRGTLIRQQRERSERNKQAEVDALVNSGGSIRDRYALLWKQQMERRRQLAQLGSATGVYKTLVKYLVGVPQVLLDFLQQINDDDGPMEEQRQRYGPPLYSLTTMVISIRLFLLVLWGRFDAGNSKRQQVAVLEKAIDVYTSEFERFIKFMGEVFANSPFLVSAEVAGALEAGKGDDYKEISVPAGRTHEVSLIVDSVNSYIAWDFSLVQGKMNMDIGFSVEFTNSSGEKSLILPYRRYESDQGNFCTCMVGNYKLSWDNSYSTFFKKMLRYKVDCIPPVVEPVQSVTEE from the exons atggcTTCTACAGATGGTCTGGTCCCAATAACCAGGGCTTATCTCGCTTCTTATTACGACAAATACCCATTTTCACCTCTCTCTGATGACGTCTCTCGCATTTCCTCTCAGATTCGTTCTTCCGCTAACGATTTGCTCAACCACCTTCCTCCCACTCAAG ATGAAAGCTTGTTGGTACATGAAGCAGACCGTGAGCCTCCCCATAAAATCGATGAGAACATGTGGAAGAATCGAGAACATATGGAAGAGACGCTTTTTTTACTTGAAACTTCTAATTGGCCAGCAGTG CTTCAGCAGCAGTCCACACCGGATGATGTTGAGTTTGCGACTGTTTTCAGTCAGCTCAaagataaaattcaaaacacTTTGAAGATTTTGGAGTTTTTCCAACATAAGAATTCTGATCGTGTGTTCGATACTG TTATGACCTATATGCCTCAAGATTTTCGGGGAACACTTATTAGACAACAGCGGGAGCGCTCAGAGAGGAATAAACAAGCAGAGGTTGATGCTTTGGTAAATTCTGGTGGAAGTATACGCGATAGATATGCTCTTTTGTGGAAGCAACAGATGGAAAG GAGGAGACAGTTAGCTCAACTTGGTTCGGCCACGGGTGTCTACAAAACCCTTGTGAAGTACTTGGTTGGAGTTCCACAG GTTTTGCTAGATTTTCTTCAGCAaattaatgatgatgatgg GCCTATGGAAGAGCAACGGCAACGTTATGGGCCGCCTTTGTACAGTCTTACAACAATGGTTATCTCTATTCGTCTCTTTCTTTTGGTATTATGGGGGCGGTTTGATGCAGGAAATTC AAAGAGGCAACAGGTAGCTGTCTTGGAAAAAGCTATTGATGTCTATACATCCGAGTTTGAAAGGTTCATCAAATTTATGGG TGAGGTCTTTGCAAATTCTCCCTTCTTAGTATCAGCAGAGGTTGCCGGTGCATTAGAAGCAGG GAAAGGCGATGACTACAAAGAGATAAGTGTTCCAGCTGGAAGAACTCATGAG GTTTCTTTGATAGTGGACTCGGTGAACTCATATATTGCTTGGGATTTCTCTTTGGTGCAAGGCAAGATGAACAtg GATATCGGATTTAGTGTGGAGTTTACAAATTCTTCTGGAGAAAAAAGT TTGATATTACCTTACCGGCGCTATGAGTCTGACCAA GGAAACTTCTGCACGTGTATGGTGGGAAACTATAAATTGAGTTGGGACAACTCATATTCAACCTTTTTTAAGAAG ATGCTTCGCTACAAGGTGGATTGCATACCTCCAGTCGTAGAGCCAGTGCAGTCTGTAACTGAAGAGTGA